In one Gadus morhua chromosome 7, gadMor3.0, whole genome shotgun sequence genomic region, the following are encoded:
- the LOC115547633 gene encoding uncharacterized protein LOC115547633 → MDFVALKVIIEHRSEKLTLSSGIPSTVEQLHETVKETFGLIEDFTLHYLDEDFGDYFTLHSTNQIKHKGTIKVVMIPSVVLTLTALTENQTDIMNDSLSSATDATPDSQTDASSVSSQDILSPRRSPQMTTWPNQIIISLFSVATETVLMNANEEFVKDRTVLNNSRIRSEIMEKLADYMYSYTPYPTGLQIGEVAEALVRKHPCLTELGSRNGWLGWMYSLKYKMGNYRSKLRSLGFPEVVCNSLKNKHPDDRSAAKNIKKARKGEVVFLPHYPAGDSKEQQELDRNQLITESKKRESTVVKDLMCRTFAHRRHEVVTLQMSISDIKDRWPALFDVSQVSAEFQRITPLNLEPKFMAMLDFYTPKLLSLFQTKKGAAGERHRAQMCVLLKSGIPIQQTVRLSSHVSSIIWEKMPVPCSRTLRMLLMDLPVFKRSWQKRS, encoded by the exons ATGGATTTCGTTGCATTGAAGGTTATTATAGAACACCGGAGTGAGAAGCTTACACTGTCCTCAGGAATACCCAGCACTGTAGAACAGTTACATGAGACAGTAAAAGAGACATTTGGACTCATTGAGGATTTTACCCTGCATTACCTGGATGAGGACTTTGGTGATTACTTCACTCTGCATTCTACCAACCAGATTAAACACAAGGGGACAATCAAAGTGGTGATGATTCCATCGGTAGTTCTTACATTGACTGCTTTGACTGAAAACCAGACAGATATAATGAATGACAGTTTAAGCTCTGCTACTGATGCAACGCCAGATTCCCAGACAGATGCCTCATCAGTGTCTTCACAAGACATCCTATCCCCACGTAGAAGCCCTCAGATGACAACATGGCCAAATCAAATCATCATTTCACTTTTCTCTGTGGCAACAGAGACAGTACTGATGAATGCCAATGAAGAGTTTGTCAAAGATCGTACTGTGCTGAACAATTCTCGGATCCGATCTGAAATCATGGAAAAATTAGCTGACTACATGTACAGCTACACACCCTACCCCACAGGCCTTCAGATAGGTGAGGTGGCAGAGGCTTTAGTCAGAAAGCATCCATGCCTGACAGAGCTAGGCAGTCGTAATGGCTGGCTTGGATGGATGTACAGTCTTAAATACAAGATGGGAAATTACAGGTCGAAGCTCCGAAGCCTTGGATTTCCTGAGGTTGTCTGCAACTCACTTAAGAACAAGCACCCGGATGACAGGTCTGCTGCAAAGAATATAAAGAAAGCACGGAAAGGAGAAGTGGTGTTTCTCCCACACTATCCTGCGGGAGACAGTAAGGAACAACAAGAGCTGGACCGAAACCAACTAATCACTGAatcaaagaagagagagagcacagtcGTCAAGGACTTGATGTGCAGAACTTTTGCACATAGGAGACATGAGGTTGTCACCCTACAGATGAGCATCAGTGACATCAAGGACAGATGGCCCGCCTTGTTTGATGTCTCGCAA GTTAGCGCAGAGTTTCAGAGGATCACCCCACTGAATCTTGAGCCAAAATTCATGGCAATGTTGGACTTCTATACACCTAAACTGCTGTCCTTGTTTCAAACGAAGAAAGGTGCTGCAGGAGAGAGACATCGGGCACAAATGTGTGTTCTACTTAAG AGTGGAATCCCCATTCAACAGACCGTGAGGTTGTCATCCCATGTCTCATCAATCATTTGGGAGAAGATGCCAGTGCCTTGTTCAAGGACTTTGAG GATGCTGCTGATGGATCTGCCAGTGTTCAAGAGGAGTTGGCAGAAGAGGTCATGA